One genomic region from Arthrobacter sp. FB24 encodes:
- a CDS encoding sugar phosphate isomerase/epimerase family protein, with amino-acid sequence MSYSLQLYTLRNAIQEDLPGTIRKVAEIGFTQVEPYNFLATAKELGAALKENGLTAPSGHAPLLSQDQDEIFAAAKELGISTVIDPFLPAEHWQKAEDIQATAAKLNAAAKKGAEYGIRVGYHNHAWELESTIDGRTALEYFADLLDPELVLEVDTYWVAVGGQDPVAILTKLGDRVKFIHIKDGPINTDTKAQQPAGQGKIAVWDVIGAAKSLEVGVVEFDDYSGDIFDGIAQSLEFLNAGASEGAQSEGARA; translated from the coding sequence ATGTCTTATTCACTCCAGCTCTACACCCTGCGCAATGCCATCCAGGAAGACCTGCCAGGCACCATCCGAAAGGTCGCTGAGATCGGCTTCACCCAGGTTGAGCCCTATAACTTCCTGGCCACGGCCAAGGAGCTCGGCGCCGCCCTGAAAGAGAACGGCCTCACTGCACCGTCAGGCCACGCTCCCCTGCTCAGCCAGGATCAGGACGAGATCTTCGCCGCCGCCAAGGAACTCGGCATCAGCACCGTCATCGACCCGTTCCTGCCGGCCGAGCACTGGCAGAAGGCCGAGGACATCCAGGCCACGGCTGCGAAACTCAACGCTGCAGCGAAGAAGGGCGCCGAATACGGCATCCGCGTCGGCTACCACAACCACGCCTGGGAACTGGAGTCCACCATCGACGGCCGCACGGCACTGGAATATTTCGCCGACCTCCTGGACCCCGAATTGGTCTTGGAAGTGGACACCTACTGGGTTGCCGTCGGAGGCCAGGACCCCGTGGCCATCCTGACCAAACTCGGCGACCGGGTGAAGTTCATCCACATCAAGGACGGCCCCATCAACACGGACACCAAGGCGCAGCAGCCCGCCGGCCAGGGCAAAATCGCCGTGTGGGACGTCATCGGCGCGGCCAAGTCCCTGGAAGTGGGCGTGGTGGAGTTCGACGACTACTCCGGCGACATCTTCGACGGCATCGCCCAGAGCCTGGAGTTCCTGAACGCCGGAGCCAGCGAAGGCGCCCAGTCCGAAGGAGCACGGGCATGA
- a CDS encoding carbohydrate ABC transporter permease produces the protein MSAAVHAHPESGPVLGVAGPAKNLRVLSEAGHRGQWWRFVAILAITAIVLVPIMVTVVLAFTPGPTSTAKGLTFENLANVFSGTLAATWLQNSLITTLATVTVSVAVAAPAGYVLSRGRSKAVSGYSLLLFVMQSLPIITSVVPLFILFAGMGLVDNLLGITIIYVGSTMTVATWMMAAYFDSIPISLEEASWIDGCSVFGSFTKVVLRNSLPGILSTAIFAFLLAWNDYLVAIVFLRSNEIFTLPMGVQSFFQQNATDWTSVMALAVVMMLPPVIVFATLNKYFSVGGIGGSLAGR, from the coding sequence ATGAGCGCAGCAGTCCACGCCCATCCCGAGTCCGGCCCAGTCCTCGGCGTCGCGGGCCCGGCCAAAAACCTACGCGTCCTCTCCGAAGCCGGCCACCGCGGCCAATGGTGGCGGTTCGTCGCGATCCTGGCCATCACCGCAATAGTCCTCGTCCCCATCATGGTCACCGTCGTGCTCGCCTTCACCCCCGGACCGACCAGCACCGCCAAAGGCCTGACCTTCGAAAACCTCGCCAACGTCTTCTCCGGAACCCTCGCCGCCACCTGGCTGCAGAACAGCCTCATCACCACACTCGCCACCGTGACAGTCTCCGTGGCCGTCGCCGCACCCGCCGGCTACGTCCTCTCCCGCGGCCGGTCCAAAGCCGTCTCCGGATACTCCCTGCTGCTGTTCGTCATGCAGTCCTTGCCCATCATCACCTCGGTGGTCCCGCTGTTCATCCTCTTCGCCGGCATGGGTCTGGTGGACAACCTTCTGGGCATTACCATCATCTACGTCGGCTCCACCATGACCGTAGCCACCTGGATGATGGCCGCCTACTTCGACTCCATCCCCATCAGCCTCGAGGAAGCGTCCTGGATCGACGGCTGCTCCGTCTTCGGCTCCTTCACCAAAGTGGTACTCCGCAACTCACTCCCCGGAATCCTCTCCACCGCGATCTTCGCCTTCCTGCTGGCCTGGAACGACTACCTCGTAGCCATCGTCTTCCTGCGCTCCAACGAGATCTTCACCCTCCCCATGGGCGTCCAGTCCTTCTTCCAGCAGAACGCCACCGACTGGACCTCCGTCATGGCCCTGGCCGTAGTCATGATGCTCCCGCCCGTCATCGTCTTCGCCACCCTGAACAAGTACTTCAGCGTCGGCGGCATCGGCGGATCCCTCGCCGGCCGCTAA
- a CDS encoding carbohydrate ABC transporter permease, whose translation MALTTAQSGLSRARRGVAPGGPGGPANRKSKLSAQTSRTFFWLLLPSVILLVLIHGYPLIHAGVQATHDGSLIQTGNFVGGENFATVLSSPAFWKAAQFTLMFTIVGVFGSWLVGLGLALLLRTKIPAGGTFKVLLLLPWVVPIVVSSTAWNWLVATPDSLIPSLFRNLGLGTPLFLADPNLAAITVMVFKVWVSFPFMMMMISAALASVDTTVYEAASMDGATRWQQFSQITLPLIARSTYISWILMTIFCVNDFPTIYLLTGGGPVSATTSLVVLAYRTVFQDFATGPGVAIAFLMTMTLVVISVLLYRQIRKSSVE comes from the coding sequence ATGGCACTGACTACAGCCCAATCCGGCCTCAGCCGGGCCCGCCGGGGAGTTGCCCCCGGCGGGCCCGGCGGCCCCGCCAACCGCAAGAGCAAGCTCAGCGCGCAGACCAGCCGGACCTTCTTCTGGCTCCTCTTGCCCTCGGTCATCCTGCTCGTCCTGATCCACGGCTATCCCCTTATTCACGCCGGCGTGCAGGCCACGCACGACGGTTCACTGATTCAGACCGGCAACTTCGTTGGCGGGGAGAACTTCGCCACCGTCCTGTCTTCACCCGCATTCTGGAAAGCGGCCCAGTTCACCCTGATGTTCACCATCGTGGGCGTGTTCGGCTCGTGGCTCGTCGGCCTGGGACTCGCGCTCCTGCTCCGCACCAAAATCCCCGCCGGCGGAACCTTCAAGGTCCTGCTGCTCCTGCCCTGGGTCGTGCCGATCGTAGTGTCCTCCACAGCATGGAACTGGCTGGTCGCCACCCCGGACAGCCTGATCCCGTCCCTGTTCCGGAACCTCGGCCTGGGAACGCCCCTGTTCCTGGCCGATCCCAACCTCGCTGCCATCACGGTCATGGTGTTCAAGGTCTGGGTCAGCTTCCCGTTCATGATGATGATGATTTCGGCCGCCCTGGCCTCCGTGGACACCACCGTCTACGAGGCTGCCAGCATGGACGGCGCCACCCGCTGGCAGCAGTTCAGCCAGATCACCCTCCCGCTGATCGCCCGCTCCACCTACATCAGCTGGATCCTGATGACCATCTTCTGCGTCAACGACTTCCCCACCATCTACCTGCTCACCGGCGGCGGCCCGGTCAGCGCCACCACCTCCCTGGTGGTCCTGGCCTACCGCACGGTCTTCCAGGACTTCGCCACCGGCCCCGGCGTCGCCATCGCCTTCCTCATGACCATGACCCTGGTAGTCATCTCCGTCCTCCTGTACCGCCAGATCCGAAAGTCGAGCGTCGAATAA
- a CDS encoding ABC transporter substrate-binding protein, giving the protein MSTKPSIASSAFSRRGFLGFAAAAASAPLLAACGGGSASQGGGGAGGTIKFWDMPWATPAYNDAAKKLAEGFSGSGSKASYQIIQWNNFYQTFSSAIASKTGPAVSTGGGFQAFQFEQQGQIAYADKVIDKLKENGQFDDFLPGVLDPFKSDKGYVAVPWQLDMRVFWYRKSLFEKAGVGLPTDWPSLLEAGKALKKVGAFGFTTGAGAGNNYGNHSMIMMMVNNGGGVWNKDGELDLMNDRNVEAMEFVLELVSNGIVDPAAVSYTTDNMSAQWKDGKAGFGLFQVNVPQRVGDTSGDLLVADPITGPHGDKATIVFPNNIMMYTNTPSQEASEAFLVYYLGQLKELWRQKLMSALPVFKSITELPEFANDPNNVKIVKDWQPIAKTFAAQGKTLNANLAALDGGQALNQFSQTILTGKADAKTALQTFQSGLESVLKK; this is encoded by the coding sequence GTGTCTACCAAACCGTCCATCGCCTCTTCCGCCTTCTCCCGGCGGGGGTTCCTGGGCTTCGCAGCCGCCGCGGCCTCTGCTCCCCTCCTGGCCGCCTGCGGCGGCGGTTCCGCTTCGCAGGGCGGAGGCGGCGCGGGCGGGACGATCAAGTTCTGGGACATGCCGTGGGCCACCCCCGCTTACAACGACGCCGCCAAGAAGCTCGCAGAAGGGTTCTCCGGATCCGGCAGCAAAGCCAGCTACCAGATCATCCAGTGGAACAACTTCTACCAGACGTTCTCCTCGGCCATCGCGTCGAAGACCGGTCCCGCGGTGTCCACCGGCGGCGGCTTCCAGGCCTTCCAGTTTGAGCAGCAGGGCCAGATCGCGTACGCGGACAAGGTCATTGACAAGCTGAAGGAGAACGGCCAGTTCGATGACTTCCTTCCCGGCGTCCTCGACCCCTTCAAGTCCGACAAGGGCTACGTCGCTGTCCCCTGGCAGCTGGACATGCGCGTGTTCTGGTACCGCAAGTCGCTGTTCGAGAAGGCGGGCGTAGGACTCCCCACCGACTGGCCGTCCCTCCTGGAAGCCGGCAAGGCGCTCAAGAAGGTCGGAGCCTTCGGCTTCACCACCGGTGCAGGCGCCGGCAACAACTACGGCAACCACTCCATGATCATGATGATGGTCAACAATGGCGGCGGCGTCTGGAACAAGGACGGCGAACTGGACCTGATGAACGACCGCAACGTGGAAGCCATGGAATTCGTCCTTGAGCTGGTGTCCAACGGAATCGTCGATCCGGCCGCCGTCAGCTACACCACGGACAACATGTCCGCGCAGTGGAAGGACGGCAAGGCCGGGTTCGGCCTGTTCCAGGTCAACGTGCCGCAGCGCGTCGGCGACACTTCCGGAGATCTGCTCGTTGCGGACCCCATCACCGGACCGCACGGCGACAAGGCCACCATCGTCTTCCCGAACAACATCATGATGTACACGAACACTCCGTCTCAGGAAGCATCCGAGGCCTTCCTGGTGTACTACCTGGGCCAGCTCAAGGAACTGTGGCGCCAGAAGCTGATGTCTGCCCTCCCGGTCTTCAAGTCGATTACGGAATTGCCCGAATTCGCCAATGATCCCAATAACGTAAAGATCGTCAAGGACTGGCAGCCGATCGCCAAGACCTTTGCCGCCCAGGGCAAGACCTTGAACGCTAACCTCGCGGCGCTGGACGGCGGACAGGCCCTGAACCAGTTCAGCCAGACGATCCTCACCGGCAAGGCTGACGCCAAGACTGCCCTGCAGACGTTCCAGTCCGGCCTCGAATCGGTCCTGAAGAAGTAA
- a CDS encoding Gfo/Idh/MocA family protein has protein sequence MSSQAQASPALLGVGILGAGPVTQAIHLPSLARLGDILDVRHIMDVDPAVAEAVAGRVGAKFSTSMEELLADPAVDIVAICSPHQFHATQVIASCRAGKKAVLCEKPFAMTGEEAARIAAVSAETGVPIIVGAMHTFDPGWLAAEDAWGELPEQVHTVRSSIVLPPNPRFEDFATEIVGRIPAPGNDSTGPEAIKAMLTGGVMGLAIHDLPLVRRFTPDFAAVEVLHAETLSPFGYVISLRAGNVTIELRAAMNGTWEPSWTFEAIGDDAALEIDFTPSYVHAGSATARIRTVGRTTVLGPFGHNGYEGEWRKLAELARGAGQPPSAETLIHDLEFALAIADAAAGRVDTGRVDAGSAAGSTADQEVNA, from the coding sequence TTGTCGAGCCAAGCACAGGCATCACCGGCCCTCCTCGGCGTCGGCATTCTGGGCGCCGGACCTGTGACCCAGGCGATCCACCTTCCTTCGCTCGCACGGCTGGGGGACATCCTTGATGTCCGCCACATCATGGACGTCGACCCCGCTGTGGCGGAAGCCGTGGCCGGAAGGGTTGGTGCGAAGTTCAGCACCAGCATGGAAGAGCTCCTCGCGGACCCCGCAGTGGACATTGTGGCCATCTGCAGTCCGCACCAGTTCCACGCAACGCAAGTGATCGCCAGCTGCCGGGCCGGCAAGAAGGCCGTGCTGTGCGAGAAGCCGTTCGCCATGACCGGAGAAGAGGCGGCCCGCATCGCCGCCGTTTCAGCCGAAACCGGCGTCCCCATCATCGTGGGCGCCATGCACACCTTCGATCCGGGTTGGCTGGCAGCGGAAGACGCCTGGGGCGAACTGCCGGAGCAGGTCCACACCGTCCGGTCCTCCATCGTCCTTCCGCCGAACCCTCGATTCGAGGACTTCGCCACGGAGATCGTGGGCCGCATTCCCGCGCCAGGCAATGACTCAACCGGTCCGGAGGCCATCAAAGCCATGCTCACCGGGGGCGTGATGGGCCTTGCAATCCACGACCTTCCCCTGGTCCGCCGTTTCACCCCCGATTTTGCGGCGGTGGAGGTCCTCCACGCCGAAACCCTCAGTCCCTTCGGCTATGTCATCTCCCTGCGGGCCGGAAACGTCACCATTGAACTCCGGGCAGCAATGAACGGAACCTGGGAGCCGTCCTGGACATTTGAGGCCATCGGCGACGACGCCGCCCTGGAAATCGACTTCACGCCGTCCTACGTCCACGCCGGCTCGGCAACCGCCCGGATCCGGACGGTCGGGCGTACCACTGTCCTGGGCCCCTTCGGCCACAACGGCTACGAGGGCGAGTGGCGCAAGCTGGCCGAACTGGCCCGCGGCGCAGGCCAGCCCCCGTCGGCCGAGACGCTGATCCATGACCTCGAGTTCGCACTGGCCATCGCCGACGCGGCCGCAGGCCGAGTAGATACAGGTCGGGTTGATGCTGGCAGTGCCGCCGGCTCCACCGCAGACCAGGAGGTCAACGCATGA
- a CDS encoding ROK family transcriptional regulator, with product MSPTSGKETGIDAGTDAAPDGAGSLSRAGDLFQLLRDGKARTRAELALTTGLARSTVAARIDALISSGLVGPAGEASSSGGRPPSRFAFNPAARSVLAVDVGATHVIVAVTDLGGNVLAERRLAQDVADGPEAVLGRVVEEGKTLLSEAGRTAADLAGIGIGLPGPVEHATGMPVKPPIMPGWDGFDVVRYVRRSLPVPVLVDNDVNIMALGERTAYWPEHDNFLFIKVATGIGAGIISSGELQRGANGTAGDLGHVRVPRGDEVLCRCGNYGCLEALASGPAVARELARHGLPAEKGSDVLRLVAEGNLQAIQALRQAGRDVGDVLATVVNLLNPSVIVIGGSLGQAGEHLMAGVREVVYRRSLPLATSHLRIALSMAGDQAAILGASQMVTQHVLSPAVIEATLQATG from the coding sequence ATGAGTCCAACGTCCGGAAAAGAGACCGGCATCGACGCCGGAACCGATGCCGCGCCTGATGGTGCGGGGAGCCTTTCCCGGGCCGGCGACCTCTTCCAGCTGCTCCGCGACGGCAAGGCCCGCACCAGGGCCGAACTGGCCCTGACGACTGGCCTGGCACGGTCCACGGTGGCCGCCCGCATCGACGCGCTCATCTCCTCCGGACTGGTGGGCCCGGCCGGTGAGGCCAGTTCCAGCGGCGGCAGGCCGCCGTCGCGCTTTGCCTTCAACCCCGCCGCCCGCTCTGTCCTGGCAGTCGACGTCGGCGCCACGCACGTGATCGTTGCCGTCACCGACCTTGGCGGCAACGTCCTTGCCGAACGGCGCCTGGCCCAGGACGTTGCCGACGGTCCGGAAGCGGTACTGGGCCGTGTGGTCGAGGAAGGAAAAACACTCCTCAGTGAGGCAGGCCGGACAGCCGCGGACCTCGCCGGCATCGGGATCGGGCTGCCCGGCCCGGTGGAGCATGCCACCGGCATGCCGGTTAAGCCGCCCATCATGCCCGGCTGGGACGGGTTCGACGTGGTGCGTTACGTTCGGCGCTCGCTGCCGGTCCCCGTGCTGGTGGACAACGACGTCAACATCATGGCGCTCGGCGAACGCACGGCGTACTGGCCCGAACACGACAACTTCCTTTTCATCAAGGTGGCCACCGGCATCGGTGCAGGAATCATCAGCAGCGGCGAACTCCAGCGCGGCGCCAACGGAACGGCCGGGGACCTGGGCCATGTAAGGGTCCCGCGCGGGGACGAAGTCCTTTGCCGCTGCGGCAACTACGGCTGCCTCGAGGCACTGGCTTCGGGCCCCGCCGTCGCCCGCGAACTGGCCCGCCATGGGCTTCCGGCCGAGAAGGGAAGCGATGTGCTGCGACTCGTTGCCGAGGGAAACCTGCAGGCCATCCAGGCGCTCCGCCAGGCCGGCCGGGACGTCGGGGACGTACTGGCTACGGTGGTCAACCTGCTGAATCCGTCGGTGATCGTGATCGGCGGCAGCCTCGGCCAGGCGGGCGAGCACCTGATGGCGGGAGTGCGCGAAGTGGTTTACCGGCGGTCGCTGCCGCTGGCCACGTCACATCTTCGGATAGCCCTTTCGATGGCCGGGGACCAGGCCGCGATCCTTGGCGCCAGCCAGATGGTCACGCAACACGTGTTATCTCCTGCCGTGATAGAAGCCACCCTGCAGGCAACGGGATAA
- a CDS encoding MFS transporter — protein sequence MTANILARVPRGWILLASIGLIALNMRGPFVAVAPVVGPMQQDLGFSPVELGLLTGIPVLCFSLAAPLASFAGRKFGAEFAIMLTLLGVLAGVIVRSAGNGGLVLFGTAIIGVAITIGNIAVPLIIRRDFSPHRQGTAMGIYTAALNIGSFLTSVVTAPLAEVAGWRLALAASGLFAVAATVFWVMAVGRQAFVPSPVEESDPRPAGGRPASRWITAGLTAGFAGQAFSYYGVTAWLPTFLIDELGMAPSAAGAGSSLFQILAIVGGLGVPMVARFASTTAVAVTLGLMWLTVPLGLLLAPELWWLWSSVGGAAQGGGITVIFIAIIKLARDQASAGRMSAVVQGVGYSVGAVAPTLLGYVHGLSGSWTNPLLLILASVAAFFLGTTLSVRKVPKTR from the coding sequence ATGACGGCGAACATCCTCGCCAGGGTCCCGCGCGGCTGGATCCTGCTGGCCAGCATCGGACTCATCGCGCTGAACATGCGCGGCCCGTTCGTGGCTGTGGCCCCGGTGGTTGGCCCGATGCAGCAGGACCTTGGGTTCTCACCCGTGGAACTGGGGCTGCTGACCGGCATTCCGGTGCTGTGCTTCTCGCTGGCGGCGCCGCTCGCGTCGTTTGCGGGCCGAAAATTCGGGGCGGAATTTGCCATCATGCTCACGCTGCTGGGCGTGCTGGCCGGCGTCATTGTCCGCTCGGCCGGAAACGGCGGCCTGGTGCTGTTCGGAACCGCGATCATCGGCGTGGCCATCACCATCGGCAACATCGCCGTTCCGCTGATCATCAGGCGGGATTTTTCGCCCCACCGGCAGGGGACCGCCATGGGCATTTACACCGCGGCCCTGAACATCGGGTCCTTCCTCACGTCGGTGGTCACCGCGCCCCTGGCCGAGGTGGCCGGCTGGCGGCTCGCGCTGGCAGCCAGCGGGCTCTTCGCCGTGGCCGCCACAGTCTTCTGGGTGATGGCGGTGGGCCGGCAAGCCTTCGTTCCGTCCCCCGTCGAAGAGTCCGATCCCCGTCCCGCCGGCGGTCGGCCGGCGTCCCGCTGGATTACGGCCGGGCTGACGGCGGGCTTTGCCGGGCAGGCTTTCTCCTACTACGGCGTCACTGCCTGGCTGCCCACCTTCCTGATCGACGAACTGGGCATGGCGCCCTCCGCCGCCGGCGCCGGGTCCTCGCTCTTCCAGATCCTCGCCATTGTGGGCGGCCTCGGGGTGCCGATGGTGGCCAGGTTTGCCAGTACGACGGCGGTGGCGGTCACCCTGGGCCTGATGTGGCTGACCGTTCCACTTGGCCTGCTGCTGGCCCCGGAATTGTGGTGGCTCTGGTCCTCCGTGGGCGGCGCAGCGCAGGGCGGCGGCATCACTGTGATTTTTATTGCCATCATCAAGCTGGCCCGCGACCAGGCATCGGCAGGCCGGATGTCGGCCGTCGTCCAGGGCGTTGGCTACTCGGTAGGCGCTGTCGCCCCGACGCTCCTGGGCTACGTCCACGGGCTGTCCGGATCCTGGACCAACCCGCTGCTGCTGATCCTTGCATCGGTGGCGGCGTTCTTCCTGGGCACGACCCTCTCCGTCCGGAAGGTGCCGAAGACCCGCTGA
- the aceB gene encoding malate synthase A, protein MNSFTDNFTINGITLTAQPICRQGEVLTPDALAFVAKLHRATTERRQELLQGRRNRRAEIAKGQDPRFLRETESVRNDPNWRVAPPAPGLEDRRVEITGPVDKKMTINALNSGAKVWLADMEDSSTPSWRNVIQGQLNLTDALERRIDFTSPEGKDYKLRPAGELPTIVVRPRGWHLPEKHMLIDGEPIAGGIVDFGLYFFHNARRLLAQGKGPYFYLPKIENHLEARLWNDIFILAQELLGIPQGTIRATVLIETITASFEMEEILYELRDHAAGLNAGRWDYIFSMIKNFRTRGPRFVLPDRVQVTMTAPFMRAYTEQLVRACHKRGAMAIGGMAAAVPNRKDEEANAIAFEKVRADKTREANDGFDGSWVAHPDLVPVCREVFDAVLGEKPNQLDRLREDVTPDDRALLDIAATKGTITEQGIRNNIEVGIRYIESWLRGNGAVAIHNLMEDAATAEISRSQLWQWIFSRAITDEGEIITRHWVEELLDEEFSRLERFEGDRFADARDIFEEVTLADAFPTFLTLPAYARFLHEARDRSEEPVEDAELVAA, encoded by the coding sequence ATGAACAGCTTCACTGACAACTTCACTATCAACGGGATCACGCTGACCGCGCAGCCTATTTGCCGGCAGGGCGAAGTTCTCACTCCGGATGCTTTGGCGTTTGTTGCCAAGCTGCACCGGGCCACCACGGAACGTCGGCAGGAGCTGCTCCAGGGCCGCCGCAACCGTCGGGCCGAGATCGCCAAGGGGCAGGATCCGCGCTTCCTCCGCGAAACCGAGTCCGTCCGGAACGACCCGAACTGGCGCGTTGCTCCGCCTGCTCCGGGCCTGGAGGACCGCCGTGTCGAAATCACCGGGCCGGTGGACAAGAAGATGACCATCAACGCGCTGAACTCCGGCGCCAAGGTGTGGCTGGCTGATATGGAAGACTCCTCCACGCCGTCGTGGCGCAACGTGATCCAGGGCCAGCTCAACCTGACGGACGCGCTGGAACGCCGTATCGACTTCACCTCCCCCGAGGGCAAGGACTACAAGCTGCGCCCGGCCGGCGAACTACCCACCATCGTGGTCCGCCCCCGCGGCTGGCACCTGCCCGAGAAGCACATGCTCATCGACGGCGAACCCATCGCCGGCGGCATCGTGGACTTCGGCCTGTACTTCTTCCACAACGCCCGCCGCCTGCTGGCCCAGGGCAAGGGCCCGTACTTCTACCTGCCCAAGATCGAGAACCACCTCGAAGCACGCCTGTGGAACGACATCTTCATCCTCGCCCAGGAGCTGCTGGGCATCCCGCAGGGCACCATCCGCGCCACCGTGCTGATCGAGACCATCACAGCCTCCTTCGAAATGGAAGAGATCCTCTACGAGCTCCGCGACCACGCAGCGGGGCTGAATGCCGGCCGCTGGGACTACATCTTCTCCATGATCAAGAACTTCCGCACCCGCGGCCCCCGCTTTGTCCTACCGGACCGCGTGCAGGTGACCATGACGGCCCCGTTCATGCGCGCCTACACGGAGCAGCTGGTCCGCGCCTGCCACAAGCGCGGCGCGATGGCCATCGGCGGCATGGCCGCAGCCGTCCCCAACCGCAAGGACGAGGAAGCTAACGCGATCGCCTTCGAAAAGGTCCGCGCGGACAAGACCCGCGAGGCCAACGACGGCTTTGACGGCTCCTGGGTGGCACACCCGGACCTGGTTCCCGTGTGCCGCGAAGTGTTCGACGCAGTCCTCGGCGAAAAGCCGAACCAGCTGGACCGCCTCCGCGAGGACGTCACCCCGGACGATCGCGCGCTGCTGGACATCGCCGCCACGAAGGGCACCATCACCGAGCAGGGCATCCGGAACAACATCGAGGTGGGCATCCGCTACATCGAGTCCTGGCTGCGCGGCAACGGTGCCGTGGCCATCCACAACCTGATGGAAGATGCCGCCACCGCGGAGATCTCCCGCTCGCAGCTGTGGCAGTGGATCTTCTCCCGCGCCATCACCGACGAAGGCGAAATCATCACCCGCCACTGGGTGGAGGAGCTGCTGGACGAGGAATTCTCCCGGCTGGAGCGCTTCGAAGGGGACCGTTTCGCCGACGCGCGGGACATCTTCGAGGAAGTCACCCTGGCCGATGCGTTCCCCACGTTCCTGACGCTGCCTGCCTACGCCCGCTTCCTGCACGAGGCCCGGGACCGTTCCGAGGAGCCCGTGGAGGACGCGGAGCTCGTCGCCGCCTGA
- the aceA gene encoding isocitrate lyase: protein MTAAFEPTQQTPEQQAAALELEWAANPRWEGVTRDYKASDVVRLRGRVSEEHTLARRGSEKLWKQLTEEHKTGGYTNALGALTGNQAVQQVKAGLRAIYLSGWQVAADANNSGHTYPDQSLYPANSVPTVVRRINNALLRADQIEFSEGIQTVEDWMVPIVADAEAGFGGPLNAYELMKSMIQAGASGVHWEDQLASEKKCGHLGGKVLIPTQQHVRTLNAARLAADVAGTPSVVIARTDAEAATLITSDVDERDQEFILREGGQPVRTPEGFYKVRNGIEPCIARAKAYAPYSDLIWMETGTPDLELARKFAEAVKAEFPDQMLSYNCSPSFNWRKHLDDATIAKFQRELGAMGFTFQFITLAGFHALNYSMFDLAHGYAREGMSAYVELQEKEFASESRGYTATKHQREVGTGYFDDIATALNPNASTLALVGSTEEGQFH from the coding sequence ATGACTGCAGCATTTGAGCCCACCCAGCAGACGCCCGAGCAGCAGGCCGCCGCACTGGAGCTCGAGTGGGCCGCCAACCCGCGCTGGGAAGGTGTGACCCGGGACTACAAGGCTTCCGACGTCGTCCGCCTCCGCGGCCGCGTCTCCGAAGAGCACACCCTGGCCCGCCGCGGCTCCGAGAAGCTGTGGAAGCAGCTGACCGAAGAGCACAAGACCGGCGGCTACACCAACGCCCTCGGCGCCCTCACCGGCAACCAGGCGGTGCAGCAGGTCAAGGCCGGCCTCCGCGCCATCTACCTCTCCGGCTGGCAGGTTGCCGCGGATGCCAACAACTCCGGCCACACTTACCCGGACCAGTCGCTGTACCCGGCCAATTCCGTTCCCACGGTTGTCCGCCGGATCAACAATGCCCTCCTCCGCGCCGATCAGATCGAGTTCTCCGAAGGCATCCAGACCGTCGAGGACTGGATGGTGCCGATCGTCGCTGACGCCGAGGCCGGCTTCGGCGGCCCGCTCAACGCCTACGAACTGATGAAGTCCATGATCCAGGCCGGCGCCTCAGGCGTTCACTGGGAGGACCAGCTCGCTTCCGAGAAGAAGTGCGGCCACCTCGGCGGCAAGGTGCTCATCCCCACCCAGCAGCACGTCCGCACCCTGAACGCGGCCCGCCTGGCCGCCGACGTCGCCGGCACCCCGTCCGTGGTCATCGCCCGCACCGACGCCGAGGCGGCAACCCTGATCACCTCCGACGTCGACGAGCGCGACCAGGAATTCATCCTCCGCGAAGGCGGACAGCCGGTCCGCACCCCGGAAGGCTTCTACAAGGTCCGCAACGGCATCGAACCCTGCATCGCCCGCGCCAAGGCCTACGCCCCGTACTCCGACCTCATCTGGATGGAGACGGGCACTCCGGACCTCGAACTTGCCCGTAAGTTCGCCGAAGCCGTCAAGGCCGAGTTCCCGGACCAGATGCTTTCCTACAACTGCTCGCCGTCGTTCAACTGGCGCAAGCACCTGGACGACGCCACCATCGCCAAGTTCCAGCGTGAACTCGGCGCCATGGGCTTCACGTTCCAGTTCATCACCCTGGCCGGATTCCACGCCCTGAACTACTCAATGTTCGATCTCGCCCACGGTTACGCCCGTGAAGGCATGAGCGCCTACGTCGAGCTCCAGGAAAAGGAATTCGCCTCCGAGTCCCGCGGCTACACCGCGACCAAGCACCAGCGCGAAGTCGGCACCGGCTACTTCGACGACATCGCAACTGCGCTCAACCCGAACGCATCCACCCTCGCATTGGTCGGATCGACCGAAGAGGGCCAGTTCCACTAA